The region GACACGAGAAATATTTGAAATAGGATCAATAGTGGATATCACTTATACCGTAAACGAGAACCATTTTAGAGGGAAAGTGACTCTACAGCTGATGGTAGATAAGGTACGTGTCTGTGATTAAGTTCTTTTTGTCACTAAAATGTTTTTGATCTTATAGAAGGCTATAACAAACATAATACTCAAATATCCATACTGTGACACAGATAAAGATTTTTGTGCCATGACAAAATGGATAGTGGTTAAAATGAGAACGATATAGAGGACTTTGTGGTATTTACGGTATTTTCTGAAATGTTTTTTTGTCGAAGTAGCTGCCATGAAGAACAAGAGTAAAAAAGAGATCATTCCCAAATAGATAAAAGGCTTATCAATCGTCTCTTTAAAGGCAAAGAGAAGGTCTGCATTCATATCTAAAATAAAAAAATTACACATATGTAAAAAAGCATAAAAAAAACCAAATAGACCTATCATTCTTCTGTATTTAATAAGTTTTTTGAACCATAAGGAGAGGGTTGTGGTAAAGAATAATAGTGTAATGGCTGTAGCCCCTGTAACCGTATAGATATATTTTATGGGGTCAATGGCCCTTTGAAAAATGAAAAGTTCTAATACCAAATAGATAAAAGGTATTAATAAAAGCAAAAAGATGAGGCCTCTTATCATATCTCTTTTCTCAAATCCATCTCTCTATACATATCTCCTACCTCTTTTTCATAACCATTGAAAAGCAAAGTTCTCTGTTTCACAAATTTTCCCAGTACACGTTCTGTCTTTTGAGACCATCTGGGGTGGTCAACCTCAGGATTTACATTGGCATAGAATCCAAACTCTTTTGGATTTTCCTTCTGCCAGGTATTGAGAGGTTGCTTCTCTATAAATGAGATTTTATCTATAGATTTGATGGATTTAAAACCGTATTTCCAAGGTACGACCAATCGGATAGGGGCACCATTTTGGTTTTCTAATGTTTTACCGTAGAGACCGACGGCTAAAAGGGTTAAAGGATTCAATGCTTCATCCATTCTCAAGCCTTCAGTATAGGGGTAAGTGAGTGTAGCAAATATTCCTCTTCTTTGATCAGGAAACATTTCTTCATCATATTTGGTCCAGAATTGTACATATTTTGCACTTTTTAAAGGTTTGACATCCTGTATGAGTTTTTGTAATTCAAATCCTATCCATGGTACGACCATTGCCCAGCCTTCCACACATCTAAATCTATAGATCCTCTCCTCTAAAGCATACTTCTTCATAAGTTCTTCCACATCTAATGTAAGCGGCTTTTCGACCAGTCCGTCTATGGTTATCGTCCATGCTTCAGTGTTCATATCTTTGGCTAAAGCTTTAACCCCTCTTTTGCTGGTGGTAAATTCATAAAAATTATTATAAGAAGTGATTTGTTTAAATGTATTCAATTTCAAATGATCTCTATTTGGATCTTTTTTAAATGTGAGGTTAGGGAGAGGAAGATTCTCTTTTGCCATAAGTTCCATCAGTGTTGATGAAGCTATAATAGAGGCAGCACCCAACTTTAAAAAACTTCTTCTTTGATTAAAAAGTATTTCCGGTGTGATGTCTATAGGGTTAAGCTGTTGCATCATCATCCTTTCTTACTGATGAATTATAGGCTACTATATACGTTTAGTGTGCACTTTGTGTAGATTGTAATAAGAAGTGTTCAAAAAAGAGGAAGTGCATGCATTTTAAAAGTACCCATGCATAAAAAAACGTTAAAACAGATGACGAGTGTTGTATTCAAAAAGGAGATTACAATAAAAAAATTGTAATTTATCTGTTTTAACGCCCATAGATTAGGAATTAATGCTATGGAAAGTTAGTATAACCTAGATAATTCAATCAATATAGTTGTTTCTGTATATTTATTAATCAATTAAAAGAAATGTAGGTAATTTTGAAATGATTGATGATCTTCAAATGGATAATTTAGTTTTAAATGAACCTAAGGCAAAAGCCTCAGGTGTAAAATGAAAAAGGAAGAGAGATTAGATTGGTAAAACCCTGATATTCTCATCCAGTTTCTCTTTTAAGATATTTTCTATCGCGAAAAGTGTACCTGTACTTGAACTTGCACAACCAGAACATGCACCTAAATAACGGATATAAATGTCAAAGTTCTCACCGTTCTCTTTGATGTCCAGGATCTCCATGTCACCGCCATCCATGACAAGCATTTGTCTGATATTTTCATCTACTACCTTGTCCACCGCTTTGATACGTTGAACGATAGTCATTTTGGCAAAATCAGCCCCGGCACCACTTTCATTACCAAGTGTTGCACCAGCAGCCATTTTTTCTTTTTCGTGTTCTTCCAACAAGTCTACAAGATACACATCTTTTTCTTCGTGTCCACCAGGTTTGATACATGATTTACAAAATGCACCCGCTTTTGTGTAATCTGTGATTTGTTCAACTGTTGTAAGGTCATTTAGACGAATTACCTCTTGCAGTGTAGAGAGGGTTACACGTGCACATTCACACACGATCACTTCCTCTTCCAAGCTTTCTATATCTACACCTTTGTATTGTGCAGCAGCTTTTTTGATCACATCATAAGCCATAACAGAACAGTGCATTTTTTGCGGTGGAACTGCAGGCGTATCTGCATCATCACGCATTGCTTTTTCAACGTCAATATTCGTGATCTTTACTGCTTCATCAACTGTTTTACCTTTACAAAGTTCAGCCATCGTGTCAGAAGAGGCAATAGCAGTACCACAACCAAAACTTTTAAACTTAGATGAAAGAATCTTGTCTGTTTCAGGCTCAACTGCCCAGTAAAGTCTTACGGCATCTCCACAACTCTCTGCACCAAAGTCAGCAACGATGAGTTTAGCACCCATCGCTTCCGCTTCTTCTTCTGTGATCTCACCCATGTTTTGTGGGTTGTTCATTAAATCTGTTACTTTATTGCTGTACTCATCCCAGATGGTACCGCCTACTAAACTATCTATACCCATTTTATATCCTTTATTAAATTTTTATCTATTAATGGTGATGAGAGTCTAATCCACTCTCATGACCTTCTGGTGCATATGCATATGAACTTGAGATACCTCTAAGTCTTATGACAGCTGCTTTAACTACTTTGAGTGTGTAGTCTAACTCATCTTGTGTCGTGTAACGGCTCAGTGAAAAACGGATAGCTGTATGTGCCAGGTCTTCTGCTGCACCGATAGCTTCCATTACTGAGTTTGCTTCCAGATCTTCACTTGCACAAGCTGAACCTGTACTTGCACCGATACCTGCACGGCTAAGATCCCATAACATCGATTCACCTTCGATACCCCTAAATGAGATAAGGATGGTGTTTGGTGTTCTTTTTTCTCTTGGTGTTACAACAAATGTATCTTCGATCTTGAGGAGTTCATCTTCAAAAGCATCTCTCATCTTTCTGATCTCTGACATTTCATAGTCAAGGGCATCGATAGCCTGTTCCATTGCTTTACCCATACCTACGATACCAGGCACATTGAGTGTACCTGAACGGTATCCACCCATTTGTGAACCACCATGAAGCAGAGGCATAAGCTCTTTGCCTTTTTTCATATAGAGGGCACCTACACCTTTAGGTCCATGGAATTTATGTGCTGAAAATGTAAGATAGTCAACATTAAATGACTGTACATCGACAGGTGTTTTACCTATAGCTTGTACGGCATCTGTGTGAAAAGGTACATTGTGCTTTTTACAGATAGCACCTATCTCTTCTACCGGGAAGATAGCACCGGTTTCGTTGTTCGCCCACATAATCGATACAAGAGCGGTTTTGTCAGTAATGCTCTCCTCTACACTCTGTGCATCTATGAGTCCTTCATGGTTGATAGGAAGGTACGTGACTTTACATCCCATACTCTCTATAAACTTCGCAGTGGCAATGATAGAAGGGTGTTCTACTTCAGACACAATGATATGGTTCTTTTTACCTGTCAGGATCTGTTCAAAATAGATACTTTTGAGTACCCAGTTATTACTCTCTGTTGCACAAGAAGTGATGATAACAGAATCTTCTCTAGGAGCATTGATACCCGCATAGATTCTTTCCATACCGGATTTGATACCAGGGTGTGTATCACTTGCAAATATGTGTAATGAGTTTGGATTGCCGTACTTTTGTACAAAGTAAGGTTCCATCTCAGCGAAGACCTGAGGGTCAACGATAGTTGTTGCATTATTGTCTAAATAGACCTTCATTCATTTTCTCCTTTGAATAGAACAAAATCCATTCAATTTTATTTAATTTTTTGTTTGTAACGATACTCATTTTAATTAAGACTATTTTAGTCCTAATTGGTTTAACGCATAATACGATGTTATTCTTAAATTAAGATAAATTCTAAGTGAAAGAGGATGATTCTACTCTGATTTATATCTAA is a window of Sulfurovum sp. TSL6 DNA encoding:
- a CDS encoding sulfite oxidase heme-binding subunit YedZ, which encodes MIRGLIFLLLLIPFIYLVLELFIFQRAIDPIKYIYTVTGATAITLLFFTTTLSLWFKKLIKYRRMIGLFGFFYAFLHMCNFFILDMNADLLFAFKETIDKPFIYLGMISFLLLFFMAATSTKKHFRKYRKYHKVLYIVLILTTIHFVMAQKSLSVSQYGYLSIMFVIAFYKIKNILVTKRT
- a CDS encoding iron-sulfur cluster assembly scaffold protein, encoding MGIDSLVGGTIWDEYSNKVTDLMNNPQNMGEITEEEAEAMGAKLIVADFGAESCGDAVRLYWAVEPETDKILSSKFKSFGCGTAIASSDTMAELCKGKTVDEAVKITNIDVEKAMRDDADTPAVPPQKMHCSVMAYDVIKKAAAQYKGVDIESLEEEVIVCECARVTLSTLQEVIRLNDLTTVEQITDYTKAGAFCKSCIKPGGHEEKDVYLVDLLEEHEKEKMAAGATLGNESGAGADFAKMTIVQRIKAVDKVVDENIRQMLVMDGGDMEILDIKENGENFDIYIRYLGACSGCASSSTGTLFAIENILKEKLDENIRVLPI
- the msrP gene encoding protein-methionine-sulfoxide reductase catalytic subunit MsrP; the protein is MQQLNPIDITPEILFNQRRSFLKLGAASIIASSTLMELMAKENLPLPNLTFKKDPNRDHLKLNTFKQITSYNNFYEFTTSKRGVKALAKDMNTEAWTITIDGLVEKPLTLDVEELMKKYALEERIYRFRCVEGWAMVVPWIGFELQKLIQDVKPLKSAKYVQFWTKYDEEMFPDQRRGIFATLTYPYTEGLRMDEALNPLTLLAVGLYGKTLENQNGAPIRLVVPWKYGFKSIKSIDKISFIEKQPLNTWQKENPKEFGFYANVNPEVDHPRWSQKTERVLGKFVKQRTLLFNGYEKEVGDMYREMDLRKEI
- a CDS encoding NifS family cysteine desulfurase, whose amino-acid sequence is MKVYLDNNATTIVDPQVFAEMEPYFVQKYGNPNSLHIFASDTHPGIKSGMERIYAGINAPREDSVIITSCATESNNWVLKSIYFEQILTGKKNHIIVSEVEHPSIIATAKFIESMGCKVTYLPINHEGLIDAQSVEESITDKTALVSIMWANNETGAIFPVEEIGAICKKHNVPFHTDAVQAIGKTPVDVQSFNVDYLTFSAHKFHGPKGVGALYMKKGKELMPLLHGGSQMGGYRSGTLNVPGIVGMGKAMEQAIDALDYEMSEIRKMRDAFEDELLKIEDTFVVTPREKRTPNTILISFRGIEGESMLWDLSRAGIGASTGSACASEDLEANSVMEAIGAAEDLAHTAIRFSLSRYTTQDELDYTLKVVKAAVIRLRGISSSYAYAPEGHESGLDSHHH